A genomic segment from Leopardus geoffroyi isolate Oge1 chromosome A2, O.geoffroyi_Oge1_pat1.0, whole genome shotgun sequence encodes:
- the YIPF2 gene encoding protein YIPF2 isoform X2 produces the protein MAAADELAFHEFEEASNLLAETPDAVTTSGSGQLTPQGHVAVAVDSGGSYGAEEEVEESDKTALLQEKQQPGFWTFGYYQSFFDVDTCQVLDRIKGSLLPRPGHNFVRHRLRNRPDLYGPFWICATLAFVLAITGNLTLVLAQRRDPSIHYSPQFHKVTVAGVTIYCYVWLVPLALWGFLRWRKRVRERVGPYTFLETVCVYGYSLFVFIPTVVLWLIPVPWLQWLFGVLALALSAASLVFTLWPVVREDTRLVAAVLLSTVVLLHTLLATGCKPLPLEPLAPLPQATSLPLNLLPPPTPRSQVT, from the exons ATGGCAGCGGCCGACGAGCTGGCCTTCCACG AGTTCGAGGAAGCCTCTAATCTGCTGGCCGAGACCCCAGATGCGGTCACTACCAGCGGAAGTGGTCAGCTGACCCCACAGGGGCACGTGGCTGTGGCTGTGGACTCAGGTGGTAGCTATGGAGCCGAGGAAGAGGTCGAAGAGAGCGACAAGACAGCG CTCCTGCAGGAGAAGCAGCAGCCTGGATTCTGGACCTTTGGCTACTATCAGAGTTTCTTTGACGTGGACACGTGCCAG GTCCTGGACCGAATCAAAGGCTCGCTGCTGCCCCGGCCTGGCCACAACTTTGTACGGCACCGTCTACGGAATCGGCCGGATCTGTACG GCCCCTTCTGGATCTGTGCCACACTGGCTTTCGTCCTGGCCATCACTGGCAACCTGACGCTGGTGCTGGCCCAGAGGAGGGACCCCTCCATCCACTACAGCCCCCAGTTCCACAAGG TGACCGTGGCCGGCGTCACCATCTACTGCTACGTCTGGCTGGTGCCGCTGGCGCTGTGGGGCTTCCTGAGGTGGCGGAAGCGTGTCCGGGAGCGCGTGGGGCCTTACACCTTCCTGGAGACCGTGTGCGTCTATGGCTACTCCCTCTTCGTCTTCATCCCCACCGTG GTCCTGTGGCTCATCCCTGTCCCGTGGCTGCAGTGGCTGTTTGGGGTGCTGGCCCTGGCCCTGTCAGCCGCTAGCCTGGTGTTCACCCTCTGGCCTGTTGTCCGAGAGGATACCCGGTTGGTGGCCGCCGTGCTGCTCTCCACGGTTGTGCTGCTCCACACCCTTCTGGCCACGGGCTGTAAG cCGCTGCCCCTGGAGCCCCTGGCGCCTCTACCCCAGGCCACGTCTCTGCCCCTAAACCTGCTGCCGCCGCCCACCCCAAGGTCCCAGGTGACCTAG
- the YIPF2 gene encoding protein YIPF2 isoform X1 — MAAADELAFHEFEEASNLLAETPDAVTTSGSGQLTPQGHVAVAVDSGGSYGAEEEVEESDKTALLQEKQQPGFWTFGYYQSFFDVDTCQVLDRIKGSLLPRPGHNFVRHRLRNRPDLYGPFWICATLAFVLAITGNLTLVLAQRRDPSIHYSPQFHKVTVAGVTIYCYVWLVPLALWGFLRWRKRVRERVGPYTFLETVCVYGYSLFVFIPTVVLWLIPVPWLQWLFGVLALALSAASLVFTLWPVVREDTRLVAAVLLSTVVLLHTLLATGCKFYFFQPLPLEPLAPLPQATSLPLNLLPPPTPRSQVT; from the exons ATGGCAGCGGCCGACGAGCTGGCCTTCCACG AGTTCGAGGAAGCCTCTAATCTGCTGGCCGAGACCCCAGATGCGGTCACTACCAGCGGAAGTGGTCAGCTGACCCCACAGGGGCACGTGGCTGTGGCTGTGGACTCAGGTGGTAGCTATGGAGCCGAGGAAGAGGTCGAAGAGAGCGACAAGACAGCG CTCCTGCAGGAGAAGCAGCAGCCTGGATTCTGGACCTTTGGCTACTATCAGAGTTTCTTTGACGTGGACACGTGCCAG GTCCTGGACCGAATCAAAGGCTCGCTGCTGCCCCGGCCTGGCCACAACTTTGTACGGCACCGTCTACGGAATCGGCCGGATCTGTACG GCCCCTTCTGGATCTGTGCCACACTGGCTTTCGTCCTGGCCATCACTGGCAACCTGACGCTGGTGCTGGCCCAGAGGAGGGACCCCTCCATCCACTACAGCCCCCAGTTCCACAAGG TGACCGTGGCCGGCGTCACCATCTACTGCTACGTCTGGCTGGTGCCGCTGGCGCTGTGGGGCTTCCTGAGGTGGCGGAAGCGTGTCCGGGAGCGCGTGGGGCCTTACACCTTCCTGGAGACCGTGTGCGTCTATGGCTACTCCCTCTTCGTCTTCATCCCCACCGTG GTCCTGTGGCTCATCCCTGTCCCGTGGCTGCAGTGGCTGTTTGGGGTGCTGGCCCTGGCCCTGTCAGCCGCTAGCCTGGTGTTCACCCTCTGGCCTGTTGTCCGAGAGGATACCCGGTTGGTGGCCGCCGTGCTGCTCTCCACGGTTGTGCTGCTCCACACCCTTCTGGCCACGGGCTGTAAG ttttacttcttccagcCGCTGCCCCTGGAGCCCCTGGCGCCTCTACCCCAGGCCACGTCTCTGCCCCTAAACCTGCTGCCGCCGCCCACCCCAAGGTCCCAGGTGACCTAG
- the TIMM29 gene encoding mitochondrial import inner membrane translocase subunit Tim29, which translates to MAAAALKRFWSRNREDPGGPAAAKPGVWARLGSWARVLLRDYAEACGDAAAAARARPGRAAAYVGLLGGAAACCALAPGEAAFEEALLDASGTLLLLAPATRNRVSEGHVQRLLWLRGRGRLRHVSLGLCSLVYEAPVDAQASLYQARCRYLQPRWADFPDRILDVGFVGRWWVLAARMRDCDVNDDEFLHLPAHLRVVGPHQLRSETNERLFDEKYEPVVLTDDQVDQALWEEQVLQKEKKDRLALSQADSLVRPEGPR; encoded by the exons ATGGCGGCGGCCGCTCTGAAAAGATTTTGGTCCCGAAACCGTGAAGACCCTGGGGGCCCAGCGGCCGCGAAGCCCGGCGTGTGGGCGCGGTTGG GCTCCTGGGCCCGCGTACTGCTCCGAGACTACGCGGAGGCCTGCGGggacgcggcggcggcggcgcgggcccGGCCCGGGCGGGCGGCCGCGTACGTGGGGCTGCTGGGCGGCGCGGCGGCCTGTTGCGCGCTGGCGCCCGGCGAGGCGGCCTTCGAGGAGGCGCTGCTCGACGCGTCGGGGACCCTCTTGCTGCTGGCCCCGGCCACCCGCAACCGCGTCTCCGAGGGCCACGTGCAGCGGCTGCTCTGGCTTCGGGGCCGCGGCCGCCTCCGCCACGTGAGCCTGGGCCTGTGCTCGCTCGTGTACGAGGCGCCCGTCGACGCCCAGGCCAGCCTCTACCAGGCCCGCTGCCGCTACCTGCAGCCCCGCTGGGCCGACTTCCCGGACCGGATCCTGGACGTGGGCTTCGTGGGCCGCTGGTGGGTGCTGGCCGCCCGCATGCGCGACTGCGACGTTAACGACGACGAGTTCCTCCACCTGCCGGCCCACCTGCGCGTCGTCGGGCCCCATCAGCTGCGCTCCGAGACCAACGAGCGGCTCTTCGACGAGAAGTACGAACCCGTGGTGCTCACCGACGACCAGGTGGACCAGGCGCTGTGGGAGGAGCAGGTCTtgcagaaggagaagaaggaccGACTCGCCCTCAGCCAGGCCGACTCCCTGGTGCGGCCCGAGGGGCCCAGATGA